Sequence from the Flavobacteriales bacterium genome:
TACATCTTTCTTAAGTATGATTTCCATGGCCTCGCTTATTTCATAAGGTCTGCTACATATGGCATAAGCGCCAAATGACGTGCACGCTTAACAGCCTGTGCAACCTTGCGTTGATACTTCAGTGATGTTCCGGTCAATCTGCGTGGAAGCAGTTTTCCCTGCTCATTGATGAAAGCCAACAGATAATCCGGGTCTTTGTAATCAATGAATTTGATGCCGTACTTCTGGAAACGGCAATACTTGTCTCTCTTGACCTCTACGGTCGGTGGATTGAGATATCTGATCTCTCCGTCTTTCTTTCCTGCCATGATTCCTTAAGCTTTTACTTCTTTCTTCTTGTTTCTTCTGCGCTCCGCATACTCTACATGGAACTTGTCCATTTTTACGGTTAGGAAGCGAATTACACGTTCGTCACGCTTGAATTTCAATTCAAGGTCAGCGATCAACGAAGGGTTGGCTTGGAACTCGACAAGGTTGTAAAAGCCGTTGGATTTCTTCTGGATCGGATACGCCAATTTGCGCAGACCCCAGTCTTCCGTAGAGACGATTTTGCCTCCATCAGCTTTTATGAACTTCTCGTAATCCTTTACCGCTTCCTTCATCTGCTGCTCAGACAAAACGGGAGTTAAAATGAAAACGGTTTCGTACTGGTTCATAATTCTGTTAATTGTTTGTGTTTATTACCCGCTCAAAAAGCGGACGGCAAAAA
This genomic interval carries:
- the rpsR gene encoding 30S ribosomal protein S18, with the protein product MAGKKDGEIRYLNPPTVEVKRDKYCRFQKYGIKFIDYKDPDYLLAFINEQGKLLPRRLTGTSLKYQRKVAQAVKRARHLALMPYVADLMK
- a CDS encoding 30S ribosomal protein S6 produces the protein MNQYETVFILTPVLSEQQMKEAVKDYEKFIKADGGKIVSTEDWGLRKLAYPIQKKSNGFYNLVEFQANPSLIADLELKFKRDERVIRFLTVKMDKFHVEYAERRRNKKKEVKA